From the Arthrobacter sp. PM3 genome, one window contains:
- the pdhA gene encoding pyruvate dehydrogenase (acetyl-transferring) E1 component subunit alpha yields the protein MTISADHTAQPAGTAEDAASEAVRKFGITVEDYMLPARHQIEMVGPDGTLNPHTEQGTQPGHEYSLPGEAELLAAYEQLVVGRRVNDQNSALVRQGRMAVYPSSHGQEACQVAAALCLADGDWLFPTYRDSVAVMARGVDPVQTMTLFRGDWHGGYDPARHKVGIQCTPLTTQLLHAVGVAHAAKLRGEDTVVLAMCGDGATSEGDFHEALNFAAVFHLPVVFFVQNNQYAISVPLAHQSVAPSLAHKAVGYGMAGERVDGNDVVALLAVLGRAVKLAREGSGPLLVEAHTYRMQAHTNADDATRYRQDSEVAEWVAKDPLSRMKTYLTDSGLLDDARAAGIADKAEAVASQLREGLGEDVPVDPQDLFKYVFSTPTPQLREQSAMLADELARDAASTATEAGK from the coding sequence ATGACGATCTCCGCAGACCACACTGCGCAACCCGCCGGCACAGCGGAAGATGCAGCCAGCGAGGCCGTGCGCAAGTTCGGCATCACCGTTGAGGACTACATGCTGCCCGCCCGCCACCAGATCGAGATGGTCGGCCCGGACGGAACCCTGAACCCGCACACTGAACAGGGCACCCAGCCCGGGCACGAATACTCCCTCCCCGGCGAGGCCGAACTGCTGGCCGCCTACGAGCAGCTCGTCGTCGGCCGCCGCGTCAACGACCAGAACTCCGCGCTTGTCCGGCAGGGCCGGATGGCCGTCTATCCCTCAAGCCACGGCCAGGAGGCCTGCCAGGTTGCCGCGGCGCTGTGCCTCGCCGACGGCGACTGGCTCTTCCCCACCTACCGCGATTCCGTGGCCGTGATGGCCCGCGGCGTGGACCCGGTCCAGACCATGACACTGTTCCGCGGCGACTGGCACGGCGGCTACGACCCCGCCCGGCACAAGGTCGGCATCCAGTGCACCCCGCTGACCACCCAGCTGCTCCACGCCGTCGGCGTCGCCCACGCCGCCAAACTCCGCGGCGAGGACACCGTGGTCCTGGCCATGTGCGGCGACGGCGCCACGAGCGAAGGCGACTTCCACGAGGCCCTGAACTTCGCCGCCGTCTTCCACCTTCCGGTGGTGTTTTTCGTCCAGAACAACCAGTACGCCATCTCCGTGCCGCTGGCGCACCAGTCCGTCGCGCCGTCGCTCGCGCACAAGGCGGTGGGCTACGGCATGGCCGGCGAACGCGTGGACGGCAACGACGTCGTGGCCCTCCTCGCCGTCCTGGGCCGCGCCGTCAAGCTCGCCCGCGAAGGTTCCGGCCCGCTGCTGGTGGAGGCCCACACGTACCGCATGCAGGCGCACACCAACGCCGACGACGCCACGCGCTACCGGCAGGACAGCGAAGTTGCCGAATGGGTGGCCAAGGATCCGCTGAGCCGGATGAAGACCTACCTGACGGACAGCGGGCTGCTCGACGACGCCCGGGCCGCCGGGATCGCCGACAAGGCCGAAGCCGTTGCCAGCCAGCTGCGCGAGGGCCTGGGCGAGGACGTCCCGGTGGATCCACAGGACCTCTTCAAGTACGTCTTCTCCACCCCCACCCCGCAGCTGCGGGAACAGTCCGCCATGCTCGCCGACGAACTCGCCCGCGACGCCGCATCAACCGCCACGGAGGCCGGGAAATGA
- a CDS encoding Lrp/AsnC family transcriptional regulator, translated as MAELEPDAAVPLDDVDRNIIAELTRDGRMSVTQVAENVHISRAHAYTRIARLTSEGVLTKFTALVDPIKAGLKSSAYVTLKVRQHSWRELRELLRAIPEVHHIALVGGDFDVILLVRAVDNIDLRRVIFDQLQSMPGVLDTQTFLVFEDLDTR; from the coding sequence ATGGCAGAGCTCGAACCGGACGCGGCGGTGCCGCTGGACGATGTGGACCGGAACATCATCGCGGAGCTGACCCGGGACGGCCGGATGTCCGTGACGCAGGTGGCGGAAAATGTCCATATCTCGCGCGCCCACGCCTATACCCGGATTGCCCGGCTCACCAGCGAAGGCGTCCTGACCAAGTTCACGGCCCTGGTGGATCCGATCAAGGCCGGGCTGAAATCGTCCGCCTACGTCACGCTGAAGGTGCGCCAGCATTCCTGGCGCGAGCTGCGCGAACTCCTGCGCGCCATCCCCGAGGTCCACCACATTGCGCTGGTGGGCGGTGACTTCGACGTGATCCTGCTGGTGCGCGCGGTGGACAACATCGATCTGCGCCGGGTGATCTTCGACCAGCTGCAGTCCATGCCCGGGGTCCTGGACACGCAGACGTTCCTGGTGTTTGAAGACCTGGACACGCGCTAG